DNA from Asticcacaulis sp. ZE23SCel15:
CTGTCGGATGAGGATATCCATCATTTCGGCCTCGGCTATTCGCCCAAGGACCGCACGACGCTCAAAGACGCGCTGGTGCAAAAGGGCGCCAAGGTGGCTGATCTTGTGGAGTGCGGGCTGCTGATTTCGGTCGAAGGCGGCGGCGCCCCTTATGACCGTTTCCGCGACCGGCTGATGTTTCCGATCGAGGATCAGCGCTCAAAGATTGTCTCCTTCGGGGGGCGGGCACTTAATCCCGATGAGAAGGCCAAATACCTCAACGGGCCGGAAACGCCTTTGTTCCATAAGGGCCAGATGCTGTACGGCCTGCCGGGAGCGCTCAAAATCATGGGGGGCAACCAGACCAAGGACTATGCCAGTGATCTGGTGGTGGTCGAAGGCTATATGGACGTTATTGCCTGCCAGCGCGCCCATGTCCCGGCGGTCGCCCCCCTCGGCACGGCCCTGACCGAAGAGCAAATCGATATTCTGTGGCGCAGACATAATGAGCCGACCCTATGTTTTGATGGCGATAAGGCCGGGATGCGGGCCGCGTCACGGGCGCTGGATCGCGCCCTGCCCAAGCTGAAACCCGGCCGGTCGTTCAAGGTCTGTTACCTGCCGAACGGCCAGGACCCGGACGATATGCTGCGCGAAAAGGGGGCTCTGGCCCTGCGTGAGGCGCTGACGGTCACCCAGCCGTTTGTTGAGGTGCTGTTCAGGCGGGAGGCGGAAGTTGAGCCGCTCGATACCCCGGAAAAAAAGGCCGGTTTGAAAAAACGCCTGCGGGCTTTGGCGGCCCAGATCGAAGACAAGGATCTGGCCGACAGCTACCGGCAGGATTTGCTGGAACGGCTGGATGCCCTGCTGGCCCCTAAGCGAGCCGCCACACCGGCGCGCACCCCCTGGCAGCCCAAGGCACCGTTCCGAAAGGGCGGCAAATATATGGAGCCGCCAATTCAGGCGACGCAGGAGGGACTGGCGGCGTCACAGAAGCTATCGCGTTCGCTCGATCCGATGGGGTCGGCTCTGGCGCAAGGTATAATCGAGCACCCCGACTGGCTGGGCGACGTGGTGGAGGTGCTGGAATCCTATGGTTTTGGCGATGAGGAACTGGAAAAACTGGCAAAGACTTTGGTGTCACTCAGTTTTATGCACGATATGGGCGAGGGGGGCCTTGACAGAGCGGCCTTAAACCGCCATCTGCAAAAGTCAGGACTTGGAGCATTGTTAAGCGAAGTACAGACGGCGGCCTTCAGATCAGGCGCGCCATTCCTCGCACCGGACATATCTCTCGCTAATGCTCATGCCCGCTGGTTACGGACGTTAAATGCGCAAGCGCGTTTGACGGCGTTGGATCGCGAGTTTAAGGCTGGCTCAGGAGAACTTTTAACAAAAGTAGGCACTGAGACATATATGCGTCTTAAAACTGAGCGTGATGCCCTGCGGCGAAGTCTCATGAGCGGACATATTTGGGCGGACGACGTCGAAAAACCTTCTTAAGGTTAACGCCTTAACAAGATTTATCTGACCAAGTTCTTGAAATTCCTTTGGGAAATGGTGTGGCGTCGGACAGTTTCCGGCGTCACGGCGGAGATAAAATTTTTATGAGCCAAGCTACGGACAAACCCGAAGCCGATACGCCTTCCGACGGCCCCTTGCTCGACCTAACCGATGCCGGGGTTAAAAAGTTCATCAAGCAGGCGAAAGCCCGCGGCTATGTGACGATGGATGAACTGAATAAGGTTCTGCCTTCGGAAGAATTTACGTCAGAACAAATCGAAGACACCCTGGCCATGCTCACCGAGATGGGCGTGAATGTGGTCGATTCGGAAGAAGACGCCGCTGAAGGTGGTGAAATCGCCGTGCGCGAAGAGGCAGGCGCGGTCGTTGAGACTGCCAAGACCTCAGCCTATGACCGCACTGACGACCCTGTGCGCATGTACCTGCGCGAAATGGGCTCGGTTGAGCTGTTGTCGCGCGAAGGCGAAATCGCCATCGCCAAGCGCATCGAAGCGGGTCGCGACACCATGATCCGCGGGCTTTGTAAATCGGCCCTGACGTTCGAAGCCATTATGGTCTGGCGCGAAGAACTGGGCTCCGGCCGTATTCTGCTGCGCGAAATCATCGACCTCGAAGGCACCTACGGCGGCAATACCCCTGATGGTCCGCCGCCGGGTGTGCTCGATGGCTCCGACGAGGAGGAAGAGGTCGCGGATGATGGCGTGATTGCCCTCAAAGCCACGCCTGCGCCGGTCATCAAGGCACCGGAGCCTGTCAAAGCGCCTGAACCCGTCAAGACTGAAATCGTCGAAGCCAAACCCGTAGAGGCTAAGGCGCCCAAATCCGGCGACGACGATGACGACGATGACTACGTCCCGATGGACGAAGAAGAGAAAAAGCCCGAAGTCGTCGAAGAAGAAGACGAAGATGACTTCGATGATGG
Protein-coding regions in this window:
- the dnaG gene encoding DNA primase gives rise to the protein MRFDDHFLEELKTRLRPSEVIGKSVKLRKNGREWVGLSPFSKEKTPSFYVNDEKGFYHDFSSGKHGDIISFIQETERLSFMESVEKLALQAGMSMPVQTPQAAAQEQKKQSLTDWMELAGKWFAARLHDKNPHATAARDYLKKRGLSDEDIHHFGLGYSPKDRTTLKDALVQKGAKVADLVECGLLISVEGGGAPYDRFRDRLMFPIEDQRSKIVSFGGRALNPDEKAKYLNGPETPLFHKGQMLYGLPGALKIMGGNQTKDYASDLVVVEGYMDVIACQRAHVPAVAPLGTALTEEQIDILWRRHNEPTLCFDGDKAGMRAASRALDRALPKLKPGRSFKVCYLPNGQDPDDMLREKGALALREALTVTQPFVEVLFRREAEVEPLDTPEKKAGLKKRLRALAAQIEDKDLADSYRQDLLERLDALLAPKRAATPARTPWQPKAPFRKGGKYMEPPIQATQEGLAASQKLSRSLDPMGSALAQGIIEHPDWLGDVVEVLESYGFGDEELEKLAKTLVSLSFMHDMGEGGLDRAALNRHLQKSGLGALLSEVQTAAFRSGAPFLAPDISLANAHARWLRTLNAQARLTALDREFKAGSGELLTKVGTETYMRLKTERDALRRSLMSGHIWADDVEKPS